In Pseudoxanthomonas sp. SE1, the genomic stretch CTTCCTGGAGCGCTCCATCGGCGTGTCGCACCTGCTGATGGCGCGTCCCGGCCATCCATCGGGGGCCGCATGAATCCCCTGCATGTCTTCGCCCTCGTCGCCGTGTTGGCGGCCGTCGTGATGATGCTGGGCTGGCGGTGGCAGCGACGGCATGCCAATGCCGGCATCGTCGACGTGCTGTGGTCCGCATGCGTGGGGGGCAGCGCTGTTCTGTTCGCCGCGCTGGGCGACGGCGCGTGGCAGGCGCGCGCCACCCTGGCCGTGCTCGGTGGCGCGTGGGGTGCACGACTGGCGTTGCACCTGTGGCACCGCGTGCGCAGCGAGCCGGAGGATGGCCGTTACCGCCATCTGCGCGAGCACTGGCAGGGACACCAGGGCAAGTTTTTCCTGTTCTTCATGGCGCAGGCGCTGCTGGTGGTGCTGTTCGCCCTGCCGTTCGCCGCCGTGGCGCGCAGTCCGGTGGACGGGGCCTGGCCTTGGATCGTGCTGGCGGTGGCCATCTGGACGGGCAGCGTCGCCGGCGAGGCCGTCGCCGACCGGCAACTGGCGCGCTTCCGCGCTGACCCGGCCAATCGCGGCAGGACATGCCGCGAGGGTTTGTGGCGATATTCGCGCCATCCCAACTATTTCTTCGAATGGCTGCACTGGTTCGCGTACATCGCGCTGGCGGTCGGTTCGTCGTGGTTCTGGCTGGCGTGGGCAGGCCCGGTGGTGATGTACGTGTTCCTGCGCTGGATCTCCGGCATTCCCTATACCGAAGCCCAGGCGCTGCGCACGCGCGGCGAAGACTACCGCGAGTACCAGCGCACCACAGCGATGCTGTTGCCCTGGTTTCCCAAACCCGCCACCAAGGAGGCGACACGATGAACGCGATGGTGGAAGAATTGGCCGCCGACAAGGCTGCCCCGGGCCTGCTGGGCCTGGCCGAACGCGGCCTGTTGCCCGACATGCTGATACGCGCCGGCATCCGCCAGTTGTGCGCGCAGCGGCTGCGCGACGAAAGCAAGGGCGGCCAGGAAACGCAGTCCGCGCTGCTCGCGCATCGGCTGCAGGCGCTGCGCCAGGGGGCGCTGGCCGTGCATACCGATGCCGCCAACCGGCAGCACTACGAACTTCCTGCCGACTTCTTCCGTCATTGCCTTGGCGAGCGCCTGAAGTACAGCAGTTGCTATTACCCCACCGGCACCGAGACCCTGGACCAGGCCGAAGGCGCGATGCTGGCGTTGTATGGCGAACGCGCCGCGCTGGCCGATGGCCAGGACATCCTGGAATTGGGCTGCGGCTGGGGCTCGCTGACGCTGTGGATGGCCGCGCGCTATCCGGGCGCACGCATCACCGCCGTGTCCAACTCCCACTCGCAGCGTCAGTTCATCGAGGCGCGCTGCAAAGAACGTGGCTTGACCAACGTACGCGTCATTACCTGCGACGTGAACCAGCTGCAGCTGGAGCCGCAGGCCTTCGATCGCTGCGTGTCGGTGGAGATGTTCGAACACGTCAGCAACCATGCCGCGCTGCTACATCGGATCCATGACGCGCTTCGCCCCGGTGGCGCGCTGTTCGTGCACATCTTCGTACACCGCCACCTGATGTATCCGTTCGAGACGCAGGGTGAGGACAACTGGATGGGCCGGCATTTCTTCACCGGCGGCATGATGCCGTCGGCCGACCTGCTGCTGTTCTTCCAGGACCATCTGCATCTGCAGGAACGCTGGCTGCTCGACGGCACCCACTACCAGCGCACCGCCAACCACTGGCTGGCGCGGCACGATGCACATCGCGCGGAAGTGATGGACGTGCTGCGCAGCGCCTATGGCGATGCCGCGCCGCTATGGAACCAGCGCTGGCGCATGTTCTGGATGGCGTGCGCGGAACTGTTCGGCTATCGCGGCGGGCAGGAATGGCTGGTCGCGCACTATCGCTTCCAGCGCCCGACCCGGGAGCACTGACATGCGTACCCTGCCCTTCATGCTGCTCGCGCTGTTGGTCGCCACCACCACCGCCGCCTGCCGCTCCGGCTACGTCAAGCCGTCCATTCCCACGGCCGCACCGGTCGACGTGGACCGCTTCATGGGCGACTGGTACGTCATCGCGCACATCCCATCGTTTCCCGAACGCGAGGCCTATGCCGCCGTGGAGTCGTACGCGAAGCTGCCCGACGGCCGCATCCAGACCACGTTCCGCTTCCGCAAGGGCGCGCTGGACGGACCGGAGAAGACGATGCACCCCATCGGCACCGTGAAGCCCGACGGTGGCGGTGCAGTGTGGGACATGCAGTTCGTGTGGCCGATCCAGGCCGAGTACGTCATCGCGTACGTGGGCGCCGACTACCAGCAGACGATCGTCGGACGCAGCAAGCGCGATTACGTGTGGTTGATGGCGCGCACGCCGCGGATTCCGGAGGCGGATTACCAGGCGCGCGTGCGCCAGATCGAAGCGCTGGGCTACGACGTGTCGAAGCTGCGCCGCGTACCGCACTGAGCGCGACAGCAGTTATGTAATCGCCCTTACCTCCTCGCCTGTCGGCACGCCCTTTCCGCAGCCCCACGGCACGCGCTAAGGTGACTGGCGTCGCCGGCATGCGCACGTTGCGCCACGTGGCTCAAGTCGCGCAACCGCCGGCCGATGCCGTGTGGGGAGACCCCGACGACGCGGAAGGTCTGGCAAGGCTGCACAGGGGAACTGCATGGCGACGCCACCGTTCCACACTGCCCACGCGCTCCGTCAGCGGATCGCCGACGCGGTGTGCCATGAAAAGATCTTCCCCGCCTACCAGCCCATCGTCTGCCTGCAGACCCGTGCCATCCACGGGCTGGAAGTGCTGGCGCGCTGGCACGATCCCGAGTTCGGCGCCGTCCCGCCGAAGGACTTCATCCCCATCGCGCTGCAGGCCTCGCTGCTGCCGCTGCTGACACTGAACCTGGTGCGCCGCGCCTGCGCCGAGGCCGGCGCATGGCCTGGCGGTTTCTGCCTGGCATTCAACGTGCCGCCTTCGCTGCTGCAGGACGCGCCTGCGGTGCGCCTGCTGCTGGAGGCCATGTCCGAATCGTCTTTTCCCCTGGATCGCATCTGCATCGAGATGACCGAGGACGAACTGGTCGAGGACGAAACCACGGCCGAACGGGCCTTCGGCTATCTGAAATCCCACGGCATCCGCGTGTCGCTGGACGACTTCGGCACGGGATTCTCCAGCATGGTGCGGCTCAGCCGGTTCGGCTTCGACGAACTGAAGATCGACGGCAGCCTGATCCAGCGCCTGGCGATCGACCGCGAGAGCCGCAAGGTGGTGTCGGCCATCATCGGACTGGGCCACAGCCTGGAGGTGCCGGTGGTGGCCGAATGCGTGGAGACCGAAGCGCAGGCCGATGTGCTGCGCGAGCTGGGCTGTGATTTCGCGCAGGGCTGGCTGACCGGCAGGCCGATGCCGGGCGACGAGGTGGCACGCGTGCTGGCGGCGGCACCCACGTGCGCGGCGTCGCCCGCGTCGCTGCCGTTGTCGCCCTACCTGCGCCAGCACCAGTTGTCCTCGCTCTACACCAACGCCCCGGTCGGCCTGGCCTTCCTCGATCTGGACATGCGGTACGCGGCTGCGAACATGCAGTTCGCGCGCATGGTGGGCCGGCCATTGAGCGAGATCGTCGAAGCGCACGTCCAGCAGGTCTATGCACCGGACATCGCGGCCTGGATCGTGCAGGCATCGCGGCGGATCCTGGACAGCGGCGACATCTCCACCGTCGAGTTCCGCTTTCCGGGACGCGAGGAGACCTTCCTGGTCGTCGGTACACGCGTGACCGACGAGACCGCGCAGCCCATCGGCGTCTCCGTGGTCACCATCGACATCACCGACCGCAAGCGCGCCGAGGAAGAGGTGCGCGCACGCGAGGCGCTCTATCGGGCCGTGGTGGAGCTGGGGCCCAACGTGTTGTGGGTCAGCGACGCCGCCGGCACGTTGACCTACATCAGCCCGGCCCCGCAGGAGCCCGAAGGCTGCACGATGGAAGCGCGCATGGCGGCCTGGTATGCGCGGATGGATGCGACCGACCGCCTCCGCGTCCGCGCCGAATGGCTGGCCGCCGTGCATGCCCGCGACGCCTTCGAGACGCGTTTCCGGCTTCGCTGGTTCGACGATCGCTGGCGCTGGGTATCAAGCCGCGCCATGCCGAGGACAGCGCCCGACGGAAGCCGCAGCTGGTTCGGTGTGTTCACCGACATCTCGCGCCAGGTGGAACTGGAGGAGCAACTGGCGCGTCTGGGCGGCGGGCCCGCCGCGCCCTGAGCCGGCCGCGGGGCGCGTTAGCATGGCGCTTCCCCCACACGGAGCGTCGCATGTCCTTCACCGATCCCGATGCCGTCACCCGTTATGCAGAGGGCCCCGTCCGCCAGGTGCCGGGTTTCCACGGCCTGCAGCAGATGACGCGCGTGCTGCTGACAGAATCGGTACCGGAGGACGGCCATGTGCTGGTGCTCGGTGCAGGTGGCGGCCTGGAACTGAAGGCGTTCGCCGACGCGCAGCCCGGCTGGCGCTTCACCGGCGTCGATCCGTCGGCCGAGATGCTGAAGCTGGCCACCACCACCCTCGGGCCACTGGCGTCGCGCGCGGCGCTCATCGAAGGCTACATCGACGATGCACCGCAGGGTCCTTTCGACGGCGCCACCTGCCTGCTGACCCTGCACTTCCTGACAGCGGAACAGCGGCTGCACACGCTGGCCGAAGTGCGCCGCCGCCTCAAGCCCGGCGCGCCGTTCGTCGTCGCCCACCACAGCGTTGACGATGCGGCGGACAAGCGCCAGCGCTGGCTCTCCCGCTACGCCGCCTTCGCGGTCGCCTCCGGCATTCCGGCGGCGAACATGGTCAACGCCGCCGCCGCGATCAACGCGCGCCTGCCGCTGCTGTCGCCCGCACAGGACGAGGCGCTGCTGAGCGAGGCGGGCTTTGTCGATATCGAGCTGTTCTATGCCGGGTTCACGTTCCGCGGCTGGGTGGCACGCACGCCTGACTGAGTCGCCAGCCGTGTCGCAGCGCATGCAAGCCGTGGCCGGCCGGCGCAAGGACCGGCCGGTGTGTTCCTGCCGCGCGAACGTGGCTTCGCAGACGGCCCACAGGATTCAGTGACCCGCGCTGAACCCGGCCTTCCCGTCCCGGTGCGTGCCCAACTGGTCCACCAGCGATTCACTGGCCCGGTTGAGGCCGACCACCTCCACCTCCGCCCCATGCTTGCGCATCTTCAACACCACGCGATCCAGCGCCGCGACTGCACTGGTGTCCCAGAAGTGGGCCCCGGTCAGGTCGATGACCACCTTCTTCGGCGCATGCAGGTAGTCGAAGCTGTTCGCGAACTGGACCGCGGAGGCGAAGAATACCTGGCCCCTCACTCTGTAGACACGGACGTTGTCGGCCGCGTCTTCATCGTCCACCGTCAGCATCGCACTCACCCGGCGGGTGAACGACAGCGCGGTCAACAGCACGCCCGTGAGCACGCCCTTGGCCAGATCGTGGGTGGCGACGGTGACGACGACCGTACCGATCATGATCAGGTTCGCGGTCCGGGGATGGGTCTTCAGTTCGGCGAAACTCTTCCAGTGGAAGGTGCCGATGCTGACCATGATCATCACCGCGACCAGTGCCGCCATCGGAATCCTCGATACCCACTCCGACGCATAGACCACCAGCAGCAGCAACACGATGCCCGCAATGAAGCACG encodes the following:
- a CDS encoding class I SAM-dependent methyltransferase produces the protein MSFTDPDAVTRYAEGPVRQVPGFHGLQQMTRVLLTESVPEDGHVLVLGAGGGLELKAFADAQPGWRFTGVDPSAEMLKLATTTLGPLASRAALIEGYIDDAPQGPFDGATCLLTLHFLTAEQRLHTLAEVRRRLKPGAPFVVAHHSVDDAADKRQRWLSRYAAFAVASGIPAANMVNAAAAINARLPLLSPAQDEALLSEAGFVDIELFYAGFTFRGWVARTPD
- a CDS encoding cyclopropane-fatty-acyl-phospholipid synthase family protein, whose product is MNAMVEELAADKAAPGLLGLAERGLLPDMLIRAGIRQLCAQRLRDESKGGQETQSALLAHRLQALRQGALAVHTDAANRQHYELPADFFRHCLGERLKYSSCYYPTGTETLDQAEGAMLALYGERAALADGQDILELGCGWGSLTLWMAARYPGARITAVSNSHSQRQFIEARCKERGLTNVRVITCDVNQLQLEPQAFDRCVSVEMFEHVSNHAALLHRIHDALRPGGALFVHIFVHRHLMYPFETQGEDNWMGRHFFTGGMMPSADLLLFFQDHLHLQERWLLDGTHYQRTANHWLARHDAHRAEVMDVLRSAYGDAAPLWNQRWRMFWMACAELFGYRGGQEWLVAHYRFQRPTREH
- a CDS encoding EAL domain-containing protein, producing the protein MATPPFHTAHALRQRIADAVCHEKIFPAYQPIVCLQTRAIHGLEVLARWHDPEFGAVPPKDFIPIALQASLLPLLTLNLVRRACAEAGAWPGGFCLAFNVPPSLLQDAPAVRLLLEAMSESSFPLDRICIEMTEDELVEDETTAERAFGYLKSHGIRVSLDDFGTGFSSMVRLSRFGFDELKIDGSLIQRLAIDRESRKVVSAIIGLGHSLEVPVVAECVETEAQADVLRELGCDFAQGWLTGRPMPGDEVARVLAAAPTCAASPASLPLSPYLRQHQLSSLYTNAPVGLAFLDLDMRYAAANMQFARMVGRPLSEIVEAHVQQVYAPDIAAWIVQASRRILDSGDISTVEFRFPGREETFLVVGTRVTDETAQPIGVSVVTIDITDRKRAEEEVRAREALYRAVVELGPNVLWVSDAAGTLTYISPAPQEPEGCTMEARMAAWYARMDATDRLRVRAEWLAAVHARDAFETRFRLRWFDDRWRWVSSRAMPRTAPDGSRSWFGVFTDISRQVELEEQLARLGGGPAAP
- a CDS encoding lipocalin family protein, which gives rise to MRTLPFMLLALLVATTTAACRSGYVKPSIPTAAPVDVDRFMGDWYVIAHIPSFPEREAYAAVESYAKLPDGRIQTTFRFRKGALDGPEKTMHPIGTVKPDGGGAVWDMQFVWPIQAEYVIAYVGADYQQTIVGRSKRDYVWLMARTPRIPEADYQARVRQIEALGYDVSKLRRVPH
- a CDS encoding DUF1295 domain-containing protein, producing the protein MNPLHVFALVAVLAAVVMMLGWRWQRRHANAGIVDVLWSACVGGSAVLFAALGDGAWQARATLAVLGGAWGARLALHLWHRVRSEPEDGRYRHLREHWQGHQGKFFLFFMAQALLVVLFALPFAAVARSPVDGAWPWIVLAVAIWTGSVAGEAVADRQLARFRADPANRGRTCREGLWRYSRHPNYFFEWLHWFAYIALAVGSSWFWLAWAGPVVMYVFLRWISGIPYTEAQALRTRGEDYREYQRTTAMLLPWFPKPATKEATR